In one window of Desulfovibrio sp. UIB00 DNA:
- the glyA gene encoding serine hydroxymethyltransferase translates to MDEILLQDPELARAITLESDRQMSKLELIASENFVSRAVREAQGSVLTHKYAEGYPGKRYYGGCEYVDIAETLAQDRAKQLFNCEYVNVQPHSGSQANMAAYLAFLKPGDTILGMNLSHGGHLTHGSPVNFSGRLFNIVSYGVQRETGRIDYDEVAALAREHKPNAIVAGASAYPRAIDFARFRQIADEVGAKLVVDMAHIAGLVAAGLHQSPLSYAHITTTTTHKTLRGPRGGMILSTEDMGKTLNSQIFPGIQGGPLMHVIAAKAVAFGEALRPAFKTYQQRVVTNAAVLAKYLMDAGYDLVSGGTDNHLMLVDLTNKDVTGKDAEHALDQAGITVNKNTVPFETRSPFVTSGVRLGTAALTTRGMKEDDMRTVGAFIVEAIEKREDAAVLEKISKNVEEFARQFPLFAW, encoded by the coding sequence ATGGACGAAATCCTGCTGCAAGACCCGGAACTGGCGCGAGCCATCACGCTTGAATCCGACCGTCAGATGAGCAAGCTTGAGCTCATCGCTTCTGAAAACTTTGTTTCCCGCGCCGTGCGCGAAGCTCAGGGCAGCGTGCTGACCCACAAGTACGCCGAAGGCTATCCCGGCAAGCGCTACTACGGCGGCTGCGAATATGTGGATATAGCCGAGACCCTGGCGCAGGATCGCGCCAAACAGCTTTTCAACTGCGAATACGTGAACGTGCAGCCGCACTCCGGCTCGCAGGCCAACATGGCCGCCTACCTCGCTTTTCTGAAGCCCGGCGACACCATCCTTGGCATGAACCTTTCGCACGGCGGGCACCTTACCCATGGCAGCCCGGTGAACTTCTCTGGCCGCCTGTTCAACATCGTTTCTTACGGCGTGCAGCGCGAGACGGGCCGCATAGATTATGACGAAGTCGCCGCCCTGGCGCGCGAGCACAAGCCCAACGCCATCGTTGCCGGCGCAAGCGCCTACCCCCGCGCCATTGATTTTGCCCGTTTCCGCCAGATCGCTGACGAAGTCGGCGCCAAGCTGGTGGTGGATATGGCGCACATCGCTGGCCTTGTGGCCGCCGGTCTGCACCAGAGCCCGCTTTCTTACGCCCACATCACCACCACGACCACGCACAAAACCCTGCGCGGTCCCCGTGGCGGCATGATTCTTTCTACCGAAGATATGGGCAAGACCCTGAACAGCCAGATTTTCCCCGGCATTCAGGGCGGCCCCCTCATGCACGTCATTGCTGCCAAGGCTGTGGCCTTTGGCGAAGCCCTGCGCCCCGCTTTCAAAACATACCAGCAGCGCGTGGTAACCAACGCCGCCGTACTTGCCAAGTATCTTATGGATGCCGGGTACGACCTTGTTTCCGGCGGTACGGACAACCACCTGATGCTGGTTGACCTGACCAACAAGGACGTCACGGGCAAGGACGCGGAACACGCACTTGATCAGGCGGGCATCACCGTGAACAAGAACACGGTACCCTTTGAAACCCGTTCGCCCTTTGTGACCTCTGGCGTGCGCCTTGGCACTGCCGCCCTGACCACGCGCGGCATGAAGGAAGACGACATGCGCACCGTGGGCGCGTTCATCGTGGAAGCCATTGAAAAGCGCGAGGACGCCGCCGTTCTTGAAAAGATCAGCAAGAACGTTGAAGAATTTGCGCGTCAGTTCCCGCTATTCGCCTGGTAA
- a CDS encoding cytidine/deoxycytidylate deaminase family protein codes for MQRMPWPEYFMNITYLVSGRSTCTRRKVGAVAVKDKRILATGYNGAPAGVPHCLEVGCLRTQLGIPSGQRHEICRGLHAEQNVIIQAAVHGINISGAEIYCTTHPCVLCSKMLINCGIRHIYYAEYYPDELAEQMLKEAGVIAEKLDFAPPVISAQAGVDYHV; via the coding sequence ATGCAGCGAATGCCGTGGCCGGAATATTTTATGAACATCACGTACCTGGTGAGCGGGCGTTCTACGTGCACGCGGCGCAAGGTGGGCGCGGTGGCGGTTAAGGACAAGCGCATTTTAGCCACGGGATACAACGGGGCTCCGGCGGGGGTTCCGCACTGCCTTGAGGTGGGATGCTTGCGTACGCAGCTGGGCATTCCTTCGGGGCAGAGGCACGAGATATGCCGGGGGCTGCATGCGGAGCAGAATGTCATTATTCAGGCTGCCGTGCATGGCATCAATATCAGTGGCGCAGAGATTTATTGCACGACGCACCCTTGTGTGCTGTGCAGCAAGATGTTGATAAATTGCGGCATACGCCACATTTATTATGCGGAATATTACCCTGACGAGCTTGCGGAGCAGATGCTCAAGGAAGCCGGGGTCATTGCGGAAAAGCTAGATTTTGCACCGCCTGTTATCAGCGCCCAAGCCGGAGTAGACTACCATGTCTGA
- the ribD gene encoding bifunctional diaminohydroxyphosphoribosylaminopyrimidine deaminase/5-amino-6-(5-phosphoribosylamino)uracil reductase RibD — MSELDFVPFMREAIDLAEKGRWYACPNPTVGAVLVRDGQIVARGWHHAAGEDHAEVDCIKDAASRGVNPAECTLVVTLEPCCHQGKTPPCTEAIKAAGIKKVVVGLADINPVACGGACQLRESGVEVIEGVCEQECRDLVADFLIWQQHKRPYVMLKMAATLDGRIATRKGQSKWISCDKSREEVQELRAGIGLCGGAILVGGGTFRTDNPQLTVRGENAGPQPLACVLTSRLPQPDADFHLLKDRPEQTVFMVSPAAAASTTAKALRDIGVRVLALGPGMHGGPDFPNLLRAVWEELNCPYMLCEGGGHLALSLLEAGLVDDFRLHLAPMILGDEDALPLFSGRAPLSLEDALRMRVSNTHLCGEDIHIHLRPLEAAKA, encoded by the coding sequence ATGTCTGAACTGGATTTTGTTCCCTTTATGCGTGAAGCCATTGACCTTGCAGAAAAAGGTCGGTGGTATGCCTGCCCCAACCCCACGGTGGGGGCGGTACTGGTGCGCGATGGGCAGATTGTGGCTCGGGGCTGGCACCACGCCGCCGGAGAGGATCATGCTGAAGTGGACTGCATCAAGGATGCGGCCTCGCGCGGCGTAAATCCGGCGGAGTGCACCCTGGTTGTCACGCTTGAACCGTGCTGCCATCAGGGCAAAACGCCCCCCTGCACCGAAGCCATCAAGGCTGCGGGCATCAAAAAGGTGGTCGTGGGCCTTGCGGACATCAATCCAGTTGCCTGCGGCGGCGCTTGCCAGCTGCGCGAAAGCGGCGTCGAAGTTATTGAAGGCGTCTGCGAGCAGGAATGCCGCGATCTTGTGGCCGATTTTCTGATCTGGCAGCAGCACAAGCGCCCCTACGTCATGCTGAAAATGGCCGCCACCCTTGACGGACGCATCGCCACCCGCAAGGGCCAGTCCAAGTGGATAAGCTGCGATAAATCCAGAGAAGAAGTGCAGGAACTGCGCGCGGGCATTGGCCTGTGCGGTGGCGCCATCCTTGTGGGCGGCGGCACCTTTCGCACCGACAACCCGCAGCTTACCGTGCGGGGCGAAAATGCCGGGCCGCAGCCTCTGGCCTGCGTGCTTACCTCACGCCTGCCCCAGCCAGATGCCGATTTTCACCTACTGAAAGACCGCCCGGAACAGACCGTTTTTATGGTTTCGCCCGCTGCGGCGGCCTCCACCACGGCCAAGGCCCTGCGCGACATCGGCGTAAGAGTTCTGGCGCTTGGCCCCGGCATGCACGGCGGGCCGGATTTTCCCAATCTGCTGCGCGCCGTATGGGAAGAACTGAACTGCCCCTACATGCTTTGCGAAGGCGGCGGGCATCTGGCCCTGAGCCTGCTGGAAGCGGGCCTTGTGGACGACTTCCGCCTGCACCTTGCGCCCATGATTCTTGGCGACGAAGACGCCCTGCCGCTCTTTTCCGGTCGCGCGCCCCTGAGCCTGGAAGACGCACTGCGCATGCGCGTGAGCAATACGCACCTGTGCGGCGAAGACATACATATTCACCTGCGGCCTCTTGAAGCCGCCAAGGCTTAG
- a CDS encoding riboflavin synthase, with protein sequence MFTGIIQGQGEVLALRDSGTERRFTLRPLFSLPSIVDGESIAVNGACLSVETHGEGVFTAYASTETLSRTTLGRLKTGDSVNMERALALGDRLGGHLVSGHVDCLATVRSVTGAGQSLCCRLAFPKEYGVEVIAKGSVALDGISLTINDCGPDFLEVNIIPDTQKRTTMRNWRPGTLVNMETDLIGKYVRSLLGAWAPGGKSPAEQTVAAQTSGLSRDMLLRNGFI encoded by the coding sequence ATGTTTACCGGCATTATCCAGGGTCAGGGCGAGGTTCTCGCCCTGCGCGACTCCGGCACGGAACGCAGGTTCACCCTGCGCCCCCTGTTCAGTCTGCCCTCCATAGTCGATGGCGAATCCATTGCCGTCAACGGCGCATGCCTTTCTGTGGAAACCCACGGCGAAGGCGTGTTCACAGCCTACGCCTCCACAGAAACACTCTCGCGTACCACGTTGGGCAGGCTCAAGACCGGCGACAGCGTGAACATGGAACGGGCGCTGGCCTTGGGCGACCGACTTGGCGGGCATCTGGTGAGCGGGCATGTGGATTGCCTTGCTACGGTGCGCAGCGTTACGGGCGCGGGCCAGTCGCTGTGCTGCCGTCTTGCCTTTCCCAAGGAATACGGGGTGGAGGTCATTGCCAAGGGCTCTGTGGCCCTTGACGGCATCAGCCTTACCATCAATGATTGCGGGCCTGATTTTCTTGAGGTCAACATCATTCCCGATACGCAGAAGCGTACCACCATGCGCAACTGGCGGCCGGGAACGCTGGTGAATATGGAAACCGACCTCATCGGCAAATATGTACGCAGCCTTTTGGGGGCATGGGCTCCAGGCGGCAAGAGCCCGGCTGAGCAAACTGTCGCCGCGCAGACCAGCGGGTTGAGCCGCGATATGCTCTTGCGCAACGGCTTTATCTGA
- the ribE gene encoding 6,7-dimethyl-8-ribityllumazine synthase, with protein sequence MSTVTTIAGQLDAKGLKIAIVATRFNDFIVDRLVGGAQDYLERHGLDTANITIVRIPGAFEMPLVCQKLVNSGKYDGVLALGAVIRGGTPHFDYVCAEASKGIAQAMMHSGVPIGFGLLTCDTIEQAIERAGSKGGNKGVEAAAAMLETIRVMEQL encoded by the coding sequence ATGAGCACTGTTACCACCATCGCCGGACAGTTGGACGCCAAAGGCCTCAAGATCGCCATTGTGGCCACCCGTTTCAACGATTTTATCGTAGATCGCCTTGTGGGCGGCGCGCAGGACTATCTGGAACGTCACGGCCTTGATACCGCCAACATCACCATTGTGCGTATTCCCGGGGCATTTGAAATGCCGCTGGTCTGCCAGAAGCTGGTCAATTCCGGCAAGTATGACGGCGTGTTGGCGCTTGGCGCGGTTATTCGCGGCGGCACCCCCCACTTCGACTACGTGTGCGCCGAGGCCAGCAAGGGCATTGCCCAGGCCATGATGCATTCCGGCGTTCCCATCGGCTTTGGCCTGCTGACCTGCGACACCATTGAACAGGCCATTGAACGCGCAGGTTCCAAGGGCGGCAACAAGGGCGTGGAAGCAGCGGCAGCCATGCTGGAAACCATCCGCGTTATGGAGCAGTTGTAA
- the nusB gene encoding transcription antitermination factor NusB has protein sequence MAKAKSATRRGERELAFQVLYGLSFTPARDIDDLRRIFRISPDYLARWEGQEPPSHPSGFAWELVAGVWSKSDELDAAITNFSRNWRVDRMGRVELTLLRLAVFEIMYRNDVPPKVAINEALELSRQFGEGNAKSFINGILDAVAKALETGGISRPAADPSTISE, from the coding sequence ATGGCAAAAGCCAAATCAGCCACACGCCGCGGCGAACGCGAACTGGCCTTTCAGGTTCTGTACGGCCTTTCCTTCACCCCGGCCCGTGATATTGACGATCTGCGGCGCATCTTTCGCATTTCTCCGGACTATCTTGCCCGCTGGGAAGGTCAGGAACCGCCCAGCCATCCCTCTGGCTTTGCCTGGGAACTGGTGGCAGGCGTGTGGAGCAAGAGCGACGAGCTGGACGCAGCCATCACCAATTTTTCCCGCAACTGGCGCGTTGACCGCATGGGCCGTGTGGAACTGACCCTGCTGCGCCTTGCCGTTTTTGAAATCATGTACCGCAATGATGTGCCGCCCAAGGTTGCCATCAACGAGGCGCTGGAACTCAGCCGCCAGTTTGGCGAAGGCAACGCCAAGAGCTTTATCAACGGCATTCTTGATGCCGTGGCCAAGGCTCTGGAAACCGGCGGAATCTCCCGGCCCGCTGCCGATCCTTCAACCATATCCGAGTAA
- the leuS gene encoding leucine--tRNA ligase produces the protein MTHERYNPQAIEEKWQSRWQAENAFACTHKSNKPKYYVLEMFPYPSGNIHMGHVRNYAIGDVVARSKRMQGFNVLHPMGWDAFGLPAENAAIKNNTHPAKWTYANIDNMRAQQKRLGYSYDWDREIATCRPEYYRWEQMFFLRLLEKGLVYRKKAAQNWCPSCHTVLANEQVVDGLCWRCDSRVEQKDLTQWFLKITAYGDELLQDLQSLEGDWPDRVIAMQRNWIGKSIGAAITFGLENPALKAEGVTGIDVFTTRPDTLFGVTFMTLAPEHPLVEKLIEGYEKADEVRAFVERIRNMDRIDRQSDSLEKEGIFTGAYAVHPFTGQRVPLWLGNFVLADYGTGAVMGVPAHDQRDFEFARKYGLPVRVVISPKDEQIAPETMTEAYTAEGFMVNSGSFDGTANEDGKKAVAQALEKEGKGKATTQFRLRDWNISRQRYWGAPIPVIYCDKCGVVPEKEENLPVLLPMDVKIREDGRSPLPETPEFASCTCPKCGGTARRETDTMDTFVESSWYFARYTSARKEDGPFDAEALKYWLPVDQYIGGVEHAILHLLYSRFFTKVLRDLGFFPAELNEPFANLLTQGMVLKDGSKMSKSKGNVVAPSDMIAKYGADTVRLFCLFAAPAERDFDWSDSGIEGASRFIGRVWRLFDEEKDRLLPLKACQSTAEDAQSEEARDLRRREHLTVKKCSEDMGDRFQFNTAIAAVMELVNAMYLSREKLGVTEGDRRVFSSAMASVLTLLSPITPHVCEELWQHLGHGTQLASELLPKWDDAATVQDMLTVALQVNGKLRGTVQIPAAADKVAMEQAALADSSVQRHIDGLTVRKVVVVPGKLVNIVAN, from the coding sequence ATGACGCACGAACGCTATAATCCGCAAGCTATCGAAGAAAAGTGGCAGTCTCGCTGGCAGGCCGAAAACGCTTTTGCCTGCACCCACAAGAGCAACAAGCCCAAGTATTACGTGCTTGAAATGTTCCCCTATCCTTCGGGCAATATCCATATGGGCCATGTGCGCAACTACGCCATTGGCGATGTGGTGGCGCGCAGCAAGCGCATGCAGGGCTTCAACGTGCTGCACCCAATGGGGTGGGACGCCTTTGGCCTGCCTGCGGAAAACGCGGCCATCAAAAACAATACCCATCCCGCCAAGTGGACCTACGCCAACATTGACAACATGCGGGCGCAGCAGAAACGTCTGGGATATTCATACGACTGGGATCGCGAGATCGCCACCTGCCGCCCCGAGTACTACCGCTGGGAGCAGATGTTCTTTCTGCGCCTGCTGGAAAAAGGGCTCGTGTACCGCAAAAAGGCAGCGCAGAACTGGTGCCCCTCGTGCCACACGGTTCTCGCCAACGAGCAGGTAGTCGATGGCCTTTGCTGGCGCTGCGACAGCCGCGTGGAGCAGAAGGATCTGACCCAGTGGTTCCTCAAGATCACTGCCTACGGCGATGAACTGCTGCAAGACCTGCAAAGCCTTGAAGGCGACTGGCCCGACCGAGTTATTGCCATGCAGCGGAACTGGATTGGCAAATCCATAGGCGCGGCCATCACTTTTGGTCTGGAAAACCCGGCTCTCAAGGCAGAAGGCGTCACGGGCATAGACGTGTTCACCACGCGGCCCGACACGCTCTTTGGCGTGACCTTCATGACGCTGGCCCCCGAGCACCCGCTGGTGGAAAAGCTCATTGAAGGCTACGAAAAAGCCGATGAAGTGCGCGCCTTTGTGGAGCGCATCCGCAATATGGACCGCATCGACCGCCAGTCTGATTCGCTGGAAAAAGAAGGCATCTTCACTGGTGCCTACGCCGTGCATCCCTTTACCGGGCAGCGCGTGCCGCTGTGGCTGGGCAACTTTGTTCTGGCTGATTACGGCACGGGCGCGGTCATGGGCGTGCCCGCCCACGACCAACGCGATTTTGAATTTGCCCGCAAATACGGCCTGCCCGTGCGCGTGGTCATCAGCCCCAAGGATGAGCAGATTGCTCCTGAAACCATGACCGAAGCCTACACCGCTGAAGGTTTCATGGTTAATTCCGGCTCATTTGACGGCACCGCCAACGAAGACGGCAAAAAGGCCGTGGCTCAGGCGCTGGAAAAGGAAGGTAAAGGCAAGGCCACCACGCAGTTCCGCCTGCGCGACTGGAACATTTCGCGCCAGCGCTACTGGGGCGCGCCCATCCCCGTTATTTACTGCGACAAGTGCGGCGTGGTGCCTGAAAAGGAAGAAAACCTGCCCGTGCTGCTGCCCATGGACGTAAAAATCCGCGAAGACGGGCGCTCTCCCCTGCCGGAAACGCCGGAATTCGCCTCGTGCACCTGCCCCAAGTGCGGCGGAACAGCCCGGCGTGAAACCGATACCATGGATACCTTTGTGGAATCCTCGTGGTACTTCGCCCGCTACACCAGCGCCCGCAAGGAAGACGGCCCCTTTGACGCGGAGGCCCTCAAGTACTGGCTGCCCGTTGACCAGTACATCGGCGGCGTGGAGCACGCCATTCTGCATCTGCTCTACTCGCGTTTTTTCACCAAGGTGCTTCGCGATCTGGGCTTTTTTCCTGCCGAGCTCAACGAGCCTTTCGCCAACCTGCTCACCCAGGGCATGGTGCTGAAAGACGGCAGCAAGATGTCCAAATCCAAGGGCAACGTGGTTGCGCCTTCTGACATGATCGCCAAGTACGGCGCGGATACGGTGCGCCTGTTCTGCCTCTTTGCCGCGCCCGCTGAACGCGACTTTGACTGGTCGGATTCCGGCATTGAAGGCGCATCGCGCTTTATTGGCCGGGTGTGGCGTCTTTTTGATGAAGAAAAGGATCGTCTGTTGCCCCTCAAGGCCTGCCAGTCCACGGCTGAGGACGCTCAGAGCGAGGAAGCCCGCGACCTGCGCCGCCGCGAACACCTTACGGTCAAGAAATGCAGCGAAGACATGGGCGACCGCTTCCAGTTCAATACGGCCATTGCCGCCGTCATGGAACTGGTCAACGCCATGTATCTTTCGCGCGAAAAGCTCGGCGTCACTGAAGGCGACCGCCGCGTGTTCTCTTCGGCCATGGCTTCCGTGCTCACGTTGCTTTCGCCCATCACGCCCCATGTTTGCGAAGAGCTGTGGCAGCACCTGGGGCATGGCACCCAGCTTGCCAGCGAGCTTCTGCCCAAGTGGGACGATGCCGCTACCGTTCAGGATATGCTCACCGTGGCCCTTCAGGTCAACGGCAAGCTGCGCGGCACAGTGCAGATTCCTGCAGCGGCGGACAAAGTCGCCATGGAACAGGCCGCCCTTGCTGATTCCTCCGTGCAGCGCCACATTGACGGCCTGACAGTCCGCAAGGTGGTGGTGGTTCCCGGAAAACTGGTCAACATCGTTGCCAACTAA